Proteins encoded within one genomic window of Vicia villosa cultivar HV-30 ecotype Madison, WI unplaced genomic scaffold, Vvil1.0 ctg.002847F_1_1, whole genome shotgun sequence:
- the LOC131639895 gene encoding uncharacterized protein LOC131639895, translated as MIIETFNIRGGGSYIKRKRISGIIRKGQEDVFLLQETKLEDVPELVAKIFWGIDEIEFSFFASDTISVISSFQVSGYLGVEVVWKGGLYYIVNIYSACSIALTRELWKELLLLLGKFNDGEWIIAGDFNALKSTNERVGSSSDNNARQRKEFENFIDNSGLVDVPCKGKKYTWFGGDGMSKSIIDRFLVSESIISLWGAVGQLIGLRDISDHFLVWLEVDREDWGPKPFKFNNEWFSNKDFVPFVEKEWNLMEVRGRGDFVLKEKIRLIKDRLRWWSKMVFSKYDLEVDEGVRDMNETYDLETVDAESLALNKEASKRIWMNLKIKENMLIQKAILNWLNDGDSNSRFFHRSLKERRRRNHISSIVSNSGIVNSVKEVKEEVKKHFEGKFVENCVNIPILEGMEFNNLSMEDRNMFKKPFTENEIKEAVRSCESSKILGLDGMSLLFSKIVGPSFKRMCLLVLRIFTPERYCQNRLLHCF; from the coding sequence ATGATAATAGAAACTTTCAACATTAGAGGAGGAGGTAGTTACataaagagaaagagaattaGTGGTATAATAAGGAAGGGGCAGGAAGACGTCTTTTTGTTACAAGAAACTAAACTAGAGGATGTTCCGGAGTTGGTTGCGAAGATTTTTTGGGGGATCGATGAAATTgagttttctttctttgcttctgATACTATCTCTGTCATCTCTAGCTTTCAGGTCAGTGGATACTTAGGGGTGGAGGTTGTATGGAAGGGAGGTTTATATTATATAGTCAACATATATTCTGCTTGCTCTATTGCTTTAACGAGGGAACTCTGGAAGGAATTATTGTTACTCTTAGGTAAATTCAATGATGGGGAATGGATAATAGCCGGGGATTTTAATGCTCTAAAGTCTACAAACGAGAGGGTCGGGAGTTCTTCGGATAATAATGCAAGACAAAGGAAAGAGTTTGAAAACTTCATCGACAATAGCGGGCTTGTGGATGTTCCTTGTAAAGGAAAGAAGTATACATGGTTTGGTGGAGATGGTATGTCTAAAAGTATAATTGATAGGTTCCTTGTTTCGGAATCTATCATTTCTTTGTGGGGAGCGGTGGGCCAATTGATCGGTCTTCGTGATATTTCCGATCATTTTCTGGTGTGGTTAGAGGTGGATAGAGAGGACTGGGGGCCAAAACCTTTTAAGTTTAACAACGAGTGGTTTTCGAATAAGGATTTTGTTCCTTTCGTTGAAAAGGAGTGGAATTTGATGGAAGTAAGGGGTAGAGgtgattttgttttgaaagaaaagaTCCGGTTGATTAAAGATAGGTTAAGATGGTGGAGTAAAATGGTGTTTAGCAAGTATGACTTGGAGGTGGATGAGGGGGTTAGAGATATGAACGAGACATATGATTTAGAGACGGTCGATGCGGAATCTTTGGCTTTGAATAAGGAGGCGAGTAAAAGAATATGGATGAATCTCAAGATTAAGGAAAACATGCTTATTCAAAAGGCTATATTGAATTGGTTGAACGATGGGGATTCAAATAGTAGGTTTTTCCATAGATCGTTGAAGGAGAGAAGGAGAAGGAACCACATTAGTTCGATAGTATCTAATAGTGGGATTGTTAATTCGGTAAAAGAGGTGAAAGAAGAAGTTAAGAAGCATTTTGAAGGGAAGTTTGTGGAAAATTGCGTGAATATACCTATTCTTGAAGGAATGGAGTTTAATAATTTAAGTATGGAAGATAGGAATATGTTTAAGAAACCTTTCACGGAGAATGAAATAAAAGAGGCGGTTAGGAGTTGTGAAAGTTCGAAGATTCTGGGACTGGATGGTATGTctcttcttttttcaaaaattgttGGTCCTTCATTCAAAAGGATGTGTTTGCTTGTTTTAAGGATTTTCACTCCGGAGCGGTATTGTCAAAATCGATTACTTCATTGTTTTTAA